The genomic region GCGATATAACTAGGGTCAAAgtgataaaagaaaaatcagagTCAAAGTAACAAAATAAGTAAACCTTAataactaaatttgttattatggcTAAAAAGAAACGAACGTACtcatattacataaaatacatgCCAGTCTCCGAATCTGACTAAGATAACCCATGCCTTTCTTCTTTTGGGGTTGtaatttttatgcatatttGCTTGGAAATATCAATGTAGGTGCTTTGTACTCGTTACAGTGATGAGGAGTTCTTTCAAATTAGATGCAAAGGTTAAGTTTTTCCATtagttattcttttttttttttgtgactTTGAGATTCTGAGTGAAAGAATATGTACTTTTTTTGCTAACCGTTTATGCTGCTTCATATTCATAATGTGTAACAAAAGCTTATGCCTTTGTGCAGGAAATAAGGACATTTATTTCCAGCACTACGGTCGATACAACATCGAAAAGATTTGGCGAGATGATATCTTGCCGTGCCGTGTATATCTTCGACATTGGTATGTACTATTGCAATTCTTACGCTGTAGTCCTacatagtataaaatattatgttccTCAGATTCTTATTTTCCTTGAAGTGTATATCAGTATGAAGATATGATCTTCTAAGAATCTTTCAAATACTTGAAAATCTAAgggaaaataaatagaatatacCCGTGGTGTACATCTCTATATCCAACACTATCACTCGAGTTTGATTAACGTAGGGAATAAAGCATGTGATGAATGCAGAACCACATTGCTTGCtagatttgatattttttgtaaGCCATCTGAAGTATGACTTTCATTTCTGTATTTCTTTGTGGTTTGATACTTTGTTCAAGCCGAGCTGAGCCCAAATATTAAAGGTGTAATCGAGGCGAGCTCGAGTTTGAGCTCAGCTCAAAATTCAGAGCTCAATCGAATATCTATTTTAAACTCAAGCTTGATTTGAGATATAACCAAGTTATTTGAACTTGAGTTCGATTAAGTTCAAGTTTGAGCTCTACATCAACTAGATAATTAAACAACAACGTAATTTaatgacaaaaatatttaaatatacattaaaaatgaaaagtttgatAAGGCTCTTGAGCCGTTTGAACCAAGTATTACTAAGCTTGAGCTTGAACTTGAGCTTGGCTCGATAATTACTGAGTCGAGTTTGAATTTTTCCGGAATAATACTCGAGTAACTTGTGAGCACCATTGTCTCATTTATACCACTAAGTGCACCTGAGTTTTTGACTAAAAAGCATTGAATTGCTGTTCTGTTCATTCCCGATACTTTTTACATGCTTAGGCTTAAGAATTTTGGTTAAGCCGAGTAATACACATTTGTTGTATTCTAGTGTGTTGGCTGCTAAGAATCTTGGTGATATTGCTTACAATAACTTCTTGGATCATACTTTCCTCGGAGACCGAAAGACCACCATCCGGACGTATTTGGCTACAACTGGTTCAGGCATCATGGAAGAGGAGCCTCCGGAATCGCTGAAGTCCCGCTACGGTGGCTGATATCATCGTCAAATCGACAGGTTTATCCTCTTGACATTTCTATATTTAACCATATTTTGGGACCTGATTAGTAGAGCTGCCAATATAGAATTCTTTTAATGAATCATTCTTTGCTTTATTGTTTGCTCCCACTTCAACTGGTCAAGTGATAAAGTAGAGGGTTTATTTCATAactttttaagttaattttcgGAGAAGAAAACCATTATTGTGCtattataataacaataataatactattttatattaaatattgtaataattagtttggtaatttttaaTATCTTGAACATCGCAACTTTACACCTTAAGTTtccaaattttgatttatattcTCTGATTTAAAAGCAAAGTTTAAATCCTAGTTTGAGACATCCCCAACTAAAATTTTCTGACTTCACCTACGGTTATTCATTTATGTTGCATGAAAGTTAGAAGTGTAAATGAGACACTAATATTCACAAATTTGTCTCGGAATATTCTATTTGAACAGCTTGAAAGCTTAATCGagcttttaatttgaatatatttttattttacgaaattataattttactctttattttataaagagCTTCAATATGAATGAGCTTGATATCGAGTAACTTgaaattatagttttatatttatgattatCCCTTTATTTTTAGTCTCCCttgtaccaaaaacaaaatatgaaaaccagCAGTGTGATTCCCTTTAATCTtgtaaaacatcaaatttacaATCCTCCTCTTTTTCAAGTTCAATAATTAACAATTCCATCGTTTTCTTATACATTGGCATATAGTGATCATTAATCATGGTTCTTGATAGCCGGATCTTACTATACAATTCTCTAGGTGTTTCATATATACGAACCTTACCGTTGTTAGACCCGTCTCCGTTGCCGTCACCATCAAGATCATCTAGGACAGCAGCATCCGATGAGGGCATGGCAACAATATGCATAATTCTACCTGGAGGATAGAACCGGAGGTTCTCTGAGGCATCCGAGGAAGAGATTGCACTTCTACTTTCCGAGGATACATCTGCAGCGATGACATTCTCCTGTTCCGAAATTTCTTTTGCCGCAGCAGCTTCTTCGGCACAGCCATGAAGATCAACTTCGCTCTCCTGCCTCTTAAGCTCCTTCTCAAGTTCATACCACAACTCACCACCCACAAATTCGTCTGTGGTAGCCGTAGTAATACCTCTATCCATTTCAATTAGGGGTTCGTCTTCATCGGTGTCATTGTGATCCAAACCGCCACCAGAGTGACAATCCACTTCGGTCACAAGAGCTTTGGAACTTGTTTTAGATGTTAATGAAGGTTTGGTCATATCATCGCCTTTAGCATTCAATCCCGAAACTACATTCCGACGGCGAGGACCAATGCAAGACCATGAAGTTAGAGATGAGCGGCTTCTTACAACAGCTTGAGCAACATTTTGAGCACCTTTCATGACAACCTATAGTGTTAAAAACGAAACAATCCACCCATTATACCAAAAAAACTGGAAAAACTAGAACTAGATACAATTTAGTTTGGTTCGggttttttctgtttttttttttttaaattgagagTCAAGTGACGCCTATAACTTTATAAAGAGTATAAATAGATGGTATTTGAaagtttctttttattaatttagaagtaaaatatttattacattatttaaaaagttagaaactaatcgaaaattaaataaaattaaaattcaatttgatttgaataaTTACGGTTTTTAAACCTAGGCACCAAAAACCAGATCAAATATAGAAATGCGCATAAGATTGTTATAAGTTTTACCTTAGTGCTGCTAGAAACCGGTCGGAGAAGGGCACCAGCACCGGCGACACTAGCTTTTGCAGTAGCCATCGAGGGAAGACGTGAACCCAGAGCAGTAGCAGAACGGTAAACAACATTAAGAACCTTGGTTCGTTCAACTTGATCCCTCAAATCATTTAACCACGATGACGTCGTAACCTGAGTGTAAATGTCGGATGCAATCAGAATTTTTTAAGTTgtttcatgtatttggaggatACTTGAATCGAAGTTGGACAAGAGGACttcaaaagaaatgaagaattaGAGCAAACATTAACAATGAGAAGTACCTCGGTGCGAAGATCATCAACGGAAGCAGCTGAGAAAGTAGGCACTAAATCAGAGCCATTGATGATAGTTGTAATGAAGTGTTTGCCTGATTCCGCTAAATCCCATGTCATACACGCAGCTGCAACATTAGACAGTAGTGTAATCAATTTCTTAGCCTCATCAAGCATATGAATATTAGAACCTTTTACTAATCGCAAAAAGCGTTTGTAATTGGATTTAGGTACGAGTGTCGGATAGAAAAATGTGTCTAATACGAGCATGGCTTATTGTGGAAATGATGAGGATTTACATCATCATTTACACTAGGCTTAGCTATGAAACGATAATATGTTGGAAACGTTTTACCAGGGGCAAATGTAAAACAAGTGGTGGAGGCAGCAAACTCCTTATGTTCCCGAAGAATGTAGGTTAGTAATGCTGCTGTACCACCTCCAAGCGAATGCCCCACAATCTGAAAGTTACAAACACAGTTCTAAATATCATTTCCAATCATCCAATCACAAAAGTatataatttcaacaaaaataagGAGGAAATGGCAATAGGGTGGAGTGGGGTGGAGCGATCTTTCCCTCACCCTGATCCTGATTTGATATACCCACAGCATTACTTTATCTCAACCACCTCGAAATTACCCGCCTCGAATCCAATTCGGAAAATTGAACTATATTCAACTCTGACCTGACCCAAAATACcacaatctttttctttttctatcaaaaaaggataataaattttaatttttttgttatttttaatgatactattaattattttctaaatataattatgctaatattaatataacttttattataattttaaactaacatTATATAAAGGGTATTTGGGTAACTATCTTGGGGCACCAGTTTTTCTTAAATCCAAACCTGACTTGAAGAATTAAACTGCCC from Gossypium raimondii isolate GPD5lz chromosome 1, ASM2569854v1, whole genome shotgun sequence harbors:
- the LOC105775238 gene encoding uncharacterized protein LOC105775238, coding for MAAGTMATAAGAAVILYYVWLRKSEVKTDGVGSEEDEDLSKSSRSVKRRIVRRPAQAPATWLEAIATISETLRFTYSETLGKWPIGDLAFGINYLMRRQGNFEVASVYAGDNCVELKGEEIKKELNNLLRLLTLCRLFSKKPFPVFLDSAGYSEEDALLHKPKAGLMKPAFTIIRDENSKCFLLLIRGTHSIKDTLTAATGAVVPFHHSVLHDGGVSNLVLGYAHCGMVAAARWIAKLTAPCLLKAIAQYPDYKVEIVGHSLGGGTAALLTYILREHKEFAASTTCFTFAPAACMTWDLAESGKHFITTIINGSDLVPTFSAASVDDLRTEVTTSSWLNDLRDQVERTKVLNVVYRSATALGSRLPSMATAKASVAGAGALLRPVSSSTKVVMKGAQNVAQAVVRSRSSLTSWSCIGPRRRNVVSGLNAKGDDMTKPSLTSKTSSKALVTEVDCHSGGGLDHNDTDEDEPLIEMDRGITTATTDEFVGGELWYELEKELKRQESEVDLHGCAEEAAAAKEISEQENVIAADVSSESRSAISSSDASENLRFYPPGRIMHIVAMPSSDAAVLDDLDGDGNGDGSNNGKVRIYETPRELYSKIRLSRTMINDHYMPMYKKTMELLIIELEKEEDCKFDVLQD